In the Thermodesulfobacteriota bacterium genome, one interval contains:
- the truB gene encoding tRNA pseudouridine(55) synthase TruB, whose translation MLVLDKPRGITSQAAVNTVNRLLKAKRAGHTGTLDPFATGVLPICVNGATKIIPFMDSGHKKYEAVMRLGARTDTLDLTGRVLEEKEIGIINNSELLDAFSKFRGKIKQVPPMYSALKKDGVRLYEYARQGLEVPRAERTVDVNELELLDFNPPLVRFMVKCSRGTYIRVLASDIADELGCGGHLTELRRIESDGFTIDDAVTIDDIKNGSVELTPLDHVLSHMRRITVGQDIACDIREGRQLRKYDLQRLRVPEFQAGERIMVYEGETLIAVTEAMMDSTETEDIGGGVIVFKLLRVFN comes from the coding sequence GTGCTAGTTCTCGATAAACCCAGAGGCATAACTTCCCAGGCGGCCGTCAATACCGTGAACAGGCTTCTCAAGGCCAAACGCGCAGGACATACAGGCACTCTCGACCCCTTCGCCACGGGGGTTCTGCCCATCTGTGTCAACGGCGCGACGAAGATAATCCCCTTTATGGACAGCGGGCATAAAAAGTATGAAGCGGTGATGAGGCTCGGCGCGAGGACCGACACGCTAGACTTAACGGGCAGGGTGCTCGAAGAAAAGGAAATAGGGATTATCAATAATTCCGAGCTATTAGATGCATTTTCAAAATTTAGAGGTAAAATTAAACAGGTTCCGCCCATGTACTCCGCCCTTAAGAAGGACGGTGTCAGGCTGTATGAGTACGCCAGGCAGGGTCTGGAGGTCCCGAGGGCGGAGAGAACCGTGGACGTTAATGAGTTGGAATTACTGGATTTCAACCCCCCGCTCGTCAGATTTATGGTAAAATGTTCGCGCGGCACATATATAAGGGTGCTCGCTTCGGACATCGCCGATGAGCTTGGGTGCGGCGGACACCTTACGGAATTGAGGAGGATCGAAAGCGACGGTTTCACAATCGACGACGCCGTTACTATAGATGATATCAAAAACGGCTCCGTGGAACTGACCCCTCTCGACCACGTCCTCTCCCATATGAGGCGTATTACCGTCGGTCAGGACATTGCGTGTGATATCAGGGAAGGAAGGCAGTTAAGGAAATACGATCTCCAAAGGCTGAGGGTCCCGGAGTTTCAGGCTGGGGAGAGGATCATGGTATACGAGGGCGAGACCCTCATCGCCGTTACCGAGGCCATGATGGATTCGACGGAGACGGAGGACATCGGCGGAGGAGTTATAGTATTCAAGCTTCTCAGGGTCTTTAATTAG
- a CDS encoding DUF503 domain-containing protein, translating to MVIGILRIDLYMNGNRSLKAKRQILKSLIQRVKSRYNNVSISEVGSHDLWQKATIGVSLVGNESRFVNSVLDQVTQFIETTGVVEMGNREFEIIHF from the coding sequence ATGGTTATAGGCATACTCAGAATTGATTTATATATGAACGGCAACAGATCACTTAAAGCCAAGAGACAGATACTGAAAAGTCTTATCCAGAGAGTAAAATCCAGATACAACAACGTATCCATTTCGGAAGTGGGATCTCACGACCTCTGGCAGAAGGCTACTATAGGCGTCTCGCTCGTAGGCAACGAGTCGCGTTTCGTGAATTCCGTGCTCGACCAGGTGACTCAGTTCATAGAAACTACCGGGGTAGTCGAGATGGGGAACAGGGAATTCGAGATAATACATTTTTAG
- the infB gene encoding translation initiation factor IF-2, whose amino-acid sequence MSNVRVYELSKDLNKSNTEILNVAKGLGISVKSHASSITEEEAKKIKDKIASSGGGGAASAQKPAEEEKEKVRVFRSEKGEETVERRQGERVVLRRKKKLEEPAEAEVKETLPEVPGKQQEESAGRLKEAALGQPSGIPEAPVEPVPGEAALPAESEEEGLEQAETEFMEMPLAEEAQEEAPPGLEAGEAAEEKVEKDEGDEAAKKAKKKGRRVKPKREEIIDEDTLEELRKAFRTKLPGRKREYLVEDRRARSRTTASTAHREKTFERNNKEIFRTREHMPEINEAARVIPFPAKPARRTLKIGESINLGELARMMGVKAGDLIKKLITMGVRTTLNQALDHETATLVAEEFGFDVSVDIFEEKDILLETYPEETERLLTQRPPVVTVMGHVDHGKTTLLDAIRETNVVAGEAGGITQHIGAYSVDVDGRKVSFVDTPGHEAFTAMRARGAKVTDVVILVVAADDGVMPQTIEAVNHARAAQVPIIVAVNKIDKPEANTERIKRQLSEIGLLSEEWGGDTLFAEVSAKQKKGIRELLELVLLQADILELKADASKRANGFVIEAKLDKGRGPVATVIVKEGTLRVGDYVVSGITSGRVRALIDDKGGRVSEAGPSMPVEIMGLSGVPEAGDLFYVVKDERAAKDVVAHREMKQRESAAARERKPSLENLFQSLEQEEAKELALIIKADTQGSVEAVTESISKLSTEKCQVKIVHTGVGAITETDVALASASNAIIVGFNVRPDAKSLETAEREGVSLELHTIIYKLIDRVRSAMEGLLEPIVKEKVTGHAEVRETFNISRIGTIAGCMVSDGKVSRDNSVRVLRDGVVIFEGKLASLKRFKDDVREVNTGYECGIGVERFNDIKVGDTLEFYTHEHIKQEL is encoded by the coding sequence ATGTCTAATGTAAGAGTCTACGAGCTCTCGAAGGATCTGAATAAATCGAACACCGAAATACTGAACGTGGCGAAAGGCCTGGGTATTTCCGTAAAGAGCCACGCAAGCTCAATTACCGAAGAGGAAGCGAAAAAGATAAAGGACAAGATAGCTTCTTCGGGCGGGGGAGGCGCGGCCTCGGCGCAAAAACCCGCCGAAGAAGAGAAAGAGAAGGTCAGGGTATTCCGCTCTGAAAAAGGGGAAGAGACGGTTGAGCGGAGACAGGGCGAAAGGGTGGTGCTTCGGAGGAAGAAGAAGCTGGAGGAGCCCGCGGAAGCGGAAGTCAAGGAGACGCTGCCTGAAGTCCCCGGGAAGCAGCAGGAAGAATCCGCAGGCCGATTAAAAGAGGCTGCGCTGGGTCAGCCGTCCGGAATACCGGAGGCTCCCGTGGAGCCTGTGCCCGGCGAAGCGGCCCTCCCTGCCGAGTCCGAGGAAGAGGGCCTGGAGCAGGCGGAAACCGAATTCATGGAAATGCCCCTCGCCGAAGAAGCTCAGGAAGAAGCCCCACCTGGACTTGAAGCGGGCGAAGCCGCCGAGGAGAAGGTTGAAAAGGACGAAGGCGATGAGGCGGCCAAGAAGGCAAAGAAAAAGGGACGCAGGGTCAAACCGAAAAGGGAAGAAATTATTGACGAAGATACGCTCGAGGAGCTGAGGAAGGCGTTCAGGACGAAGCTCCCCGGCAGAAAGAGAGAATATCTGGTAGAAGACAGGCGTGCGAGGTCGCGTACTACGGCCAGCACCGCGCACAGGGAAAAGACGTTCGAAAGGAATAACAAGGAAATCTTCAGAACAAGAGAGCACATGCCGGAAATAAACGAAGCTGCAAGGGTTATACCGTTCCCGGCGAAACCGGCCAGACGGACACTGAAAATAGGCGAATCCATCAACTTGGGCGAGCTTGCGAGAATGATGGGCGTGAAAGCGGGCGACCTGATCAAGAAGCTCATAACAATGGGCGTAAGGACGACGCTCAACCAGGCGCTCGACCATGAGACGGCGACACTCGTAGCCGAGGAGTTCGGCTTCGACGTTTCGGTCGATATATTCGAGGAGAAGGATATACTCCTTGAGACCTACCCCGAAGAGACCGAAAGGCTCCTCACTCAGAGGCCCCCCGTGGTAACGGTTATGGGGCACGTCGATCACGGCAAGACGACCCTTCTCGACGCGATCAGGGAAACGAACGTGGTCGCTGGCGAAGCGGGAGGCATCACGCAGCACATCGGGGCGTATTCGGTCGACGTGGACGGGAGAAAGGTTTCGTTCGTCGACACCCCCGGCCACGAAGCCTTCACGGCCATGAGGGCCCGCGGAGCGAAGGTCACGGACGTCGTGATCCTCGTGGTGGCGGCCGACGACGGGGTCATGCCGCAGACAATAGAGGCTGTAAACCACGCGAGGGCCGCCCAGGTCCCGATAATAGTCGCGGTAAATAAAATTGACAAACCTGAAGCGAATACGGAAAGAATTAAGAGACAGTTATCCGAGATCGGCCTTTTATCTGAGGAATGGGGGGGCGATACGCTCTTCGCGGAGGTCTCGGCCAAGCAGAAGAAGGGCATAAGGGAGCTTCTCGAGCTGGTCCTCCTTCAGGCGGACATACTCGAGCTAAAGGCGGACGCGTCCAAGAGGGCCAACGGTTTCGTCATAGAAGCCAAGCTCGATAAGGGCAGGGGACCCGTGGCCACGGTCATCGTCAAGGAGGGGACGCTTCGTGTCGGGGATTACGTGGTTTCGGGGATTACGTCGGGCAGGGTGAGGGCGCTCATCGACGATAAGGGCGGGCGCGTGAGCGAAGCCGGGCCCTCGATGCCTGTCGAGATAATGGGCCTATCGGGCGTGCCCGAGGCGGGTGATCTCTTCTATGTCGTAAAGGACGAAAGGGCGGCTAAGGACGTAGTCGCGCACAGGGAGATGAAGCAGAGGGAATCGGCCGCGGCCAGGGAAAGGAAGCCCTCTCTCGAGAACCTGTTCCAGAGCCTCGAGCAGGAAGAGGCGAAGGAGCTCGCATTAATAATCAAGGCGGACACGCAGGGGTCGGTCGAAGCCGTAACCGAATCCATAAGCAAGCTGAGCACGGAAAAATGCCAGGTGAAGATCGTCCACACGGGGGTAGGCGCGATAACCGAGACGGACGTCGCGCTCGCGAGCGCGTCAAACGCCATAATAGTCGGGTTCAACGTGAGGCCCGACGCCAAGTCGCTCGAGACGGCCGAGCGCGAAGGCGTGTCACTCGAGCTCCACACCATAATCTACAAGCTGATTGACAGGGTGAGGAGCGCCATGGAGGGGCTCCTCGAGCCGATAGTCAAGGAAAAGGTCACGGGACACGCCGAGGTCAGGGAGACGTTCAATATCTCCCGGATAGGCACTATCGCTGGCTGTATGGTCTCGGACGGGAAGGTCTCGAGAGACAACAGCGTCAGGGTGCTCAGGGACGGGGTCGTGATATTCGAAGGCAAGCTCGCATCGCTTAAGAGGTTTAAAGACGACGTTAGAGAGGTAAACACAGGGTATGAGTGCGGCATAGGCGTCGAGAGGTTCAACGACATCAAGGTCGGCGACACGCTCGAGTTCTACACTCATGAACATATCAAGCAAGAGCTCTGA
- the rbfA gene encoding 30S ribosome-binding factor RbfA, which yields MTVKRSQRISDEIVKEVSGMIVRGELKDPRISSVFITGVKITENLSMAEIFFTVLGGEAEKSDALLGLQHAKGFIRSKLAKRLRMKKIPDIKFSYDKALEKGYKVDEILRGISGEQ from the coding sequence TTGACGGTCAAGAGGTCGCAGAGGATTTCGGACGAGATAGTGAAGGAAGTGTCCGGGATGATAGTAAGAGGTGAGCTGAAGGACCCGCGTATAAGCTCCGTATTCATAACCGGGGTAAAAATAACCGAGAACCTCAGCATGGCCGAGATATTCTTCACCGTTTTAGGGGGAGAAGCAGAGAAGTCGGACGCGCTCCTGGGGCTTCAGCATGCGAAAGGGTTCATCAGGAGCAAGCTCGCGAAAAGGCTAAGGATGAAGAAGATACCGGACATTAAATTCAGTTACGATAAAGCGCTTGAAAAAGGATACAAGGTAGACGAGATTTTGAGAGGGATTTCGGGTGAGCAGTGA
- the miaA gene encoding tRNA (adenosine(37)-N6)-dimethylallyltransferase MiaA has translation MKSEKPRLLVVLGPTASGKSRLGVELAERFRAEIVSADSLQLYRRLDIGTAKPTPEERRRVRHHLVDVINPDEEFNAGRFRAEARKVIEELHASGKRIIIVGGTYLYIKVLLSGLIEDIPSDSSIRNGIKKLRDSFGTAYVYERLKALDPEAAARIHPNDYVRAERALEVFYLTGEKMSHLQSLHDFGDREYDYLKVGISVEREELRHRADLRVDEMIAEGLVDEVKSLRLMGYGPELKPMQSIGYKEINRYLDGELRLEEAVGLIKRDTKRFAKRQMTWLRRDKEINWFDLPGDFEKVLSASRAFFG, from the coding sequence GTGAAATCCGAAAAACCCAGGCTTCTCGTCGTTCTCGGGCCCACCGCTTCGGGTAAAAGCAGGCTGGGCGTTGAATTAGCGGAGAGATTCCGCGCCGAGATAGTGAGCGCCGATTCGCTTCAGCTCTATAGACGCCTCGACATCGGCACGGCCAAGCCCACGCCGGAAGAGCGCAGGAGGGTCCGGCACCATCTCGTCGACGTAATCAACCCTGATGAGGAATTCAACGCCGGAAGATTCAGGGCGGAAGCCCGGAAGGTAATAGAAGAGCTCCACGCCTCGGGTAAGAGGATAATAATCGTAGGCGGCACTTATCTGTATATCAAAGTGCTTCTATCGGGGCTCATAGAGGACATCCCCTCTGACAGCTCCATAAGGAACGGGATAAAGAAGCTCAGGGACTCCTTCGGGACCGCGTACGTGTACGAGAGGCTCAAAGCGCTCGACCCGGAGGCTGCGGCCAGGATACATCCCAACGATTACGTGAGGGCGGAGAGAGCGCTCGAGGTCTTCTACCTCACGGGGGAGAAAATGTCCCACCTCCAGTCCCTCCACGATTTCGGGGATAGGGAGTACGATTACTTAAAGGTAGGGATCTCCGTCGAGCGCGAGGAACTGAGACACAGGGCAGATCTCAGGGTCGATGAGATGATAGCCGAAGGGCTCGTCGACGAAGTGAAAAGTCTCAGGCTCATGGGTTACGGCCCTGAGTTAAAACCTATGCAGTCCATCGGCTATAAAGAGATTAACCGCTACCTCGACGGAGAGCTCAGGCTTGAGGAAGCGGTCGGGCTTATCAAGCGCGACACCAAACGCTTCGCCAAGCGCCAGATGACCTGGCTAAGGAGAGACAAGGAGATAAACTGGTTCGACCTCCCCGGTGATTTCGAAAAAGTGCTCTCAGCCTCCCGCGCCTTTTTCGGCTAG
- the rimP gene encoding ribosome maturation factor RimP yields the protein MAPRENDILFNVRELLEPLLAGKNLELFDLEFKGQGKNGVLRVFIDKEGGVTIDDCALVSRELGTLLDIHDMIPGSYTLEVSSPGLTRALRKPEDFLRFIGKKVRIKTNKDFERRKIFIGKLLEFNDGLVTVETEAGNFSIPYIDIERANLELDF from the coding sequence ATGGCTCCACGGGAAAACGATATCTTGTTTAATGTCAGGGAGTTGCTAGAGCCGCTCCTTGCGGGCAAGAATCTCGAGCTCTTCGATTTAGAGTTCAAGGGGCAGGGTAAAAACGGCGTTCTGAGGGTGTTCATAGACAAGGAAGGCGGAGTGACCATAGACGACTGCGCACTCGTCTCGAGGGAGCTCGGGACTCTCCTCGATATACACGACATGATACCCGGCTCCTACACCCTCGAGGTCTCCTCGCCCGGCCTTACGAGGGCGCTCAGGAAACCCGAGGATTTTTTAAGATTCATTGGAAAGAAAGTGAGAATTAAAACGAACAAGGATTTTGAAAGAAGGAAAATATTTATAGGCAAACTCTTGGAATTCAACGACGGTCTTGTGACCGTTGAGACGGAAGCGGGCAATTTCTCCATACCGTACATTGATATTGAAAGGGCTAACCTGGAGCTCGACTTCTAA
- the nusA gene encoding transcription termination factor NusA: MATMTELSRVMDSVCKDKGIERGEIVSAVEEAVLSAAQKLFRMQDKEKELEVHFNEDDGDVELFEFKTVVEEISDPDIEIAIDEAVKLDPEAELGDQIGVKINPDFTRIAIQNAKQKILQSIKEAEGKVIYEEFKNRRGELISGIVRRVERKNIIVDLGRTEAILPPEQQVPREYYKPKERLRAILYEIKETKRGPQLILSRSHRDFVRKLFESEVPEIGDQIVIIKAIARDPGGRTKIAVTSNDPDVDPVGACVGMRGARVQNVIQELKGEKIDIVPWSSDAARFACNALSPARVSKVIIDDENKSMEIIVNDDQLSLAIGRRGQNVRLASQLCEWKIDIKTESQVKREQQEVVTLLMSLPNVKEVTANLLYGEGFHKLEDIAFADPETLVRSAGLKSEEDALKLQTAARIALKDKLEQMSFTEAEAPEAESGNALEQE, from the coding sequence ATGGCTACGATGACGGAATTAAGCCGTGTGATGGATTCTGTTTGTAAAGACAAGGGCATAGAGAGGGGAGAGATCGTAAGCGCGGTCGAGGAAGCCGTGCTCTCAGCTGCCCAGAAGCTTTTCCGTATGCAGGACAAGGAAAAGGAGCTGGAGGTGCATTTTAACGAAGACGACGGCGACGTGGAGCTCTTCGAATTCAAGACCGTTGTGGAGGAAATTTCGGACCCGGACATTGAAATCGCTATCGACGAGGCCGTCAAGCTCGACCCCGAAGCCGAGCTCGGCGACCAGATAGGCGTGAAGATAAATCCGGATTTCACGAGGATAGCGATACAGAACGCGAAGCAGAAGATACTGCAGAGCATAAAAGAGGCCGAGGGCAAGGTAATTTACGAGGAGTTCAAGAACAGGAGAGGGGAGCTCATAAGCGGCATAGTGAGGCGTGTGGAAAGAAAGAACATAATCGTCGATCTCGGCAGGACTGAGGCGATACTCCCGCCCGAGCAGCAGGTCCCTAGGGAATACTACAAGCCCAAGGAGAGGCTCCGGGCCATACTTTACGAGATCAAGGAGACCAAAAGGGGCCCGCAGCTCATCCTCTCGCGCTCCCACCGCGATTTCGTGCGCAAGCTCTTCGAGTCCGAAGTGCCCGAGATAGGCGATCAGATAGTGATAATAAAAGCCATAGCGAGGGACCCGGGGGGCCGCACGAAAATAGCGGTCACCTCGAACGATCCGGACGTCGACCCGGTGGGCGCATGCGTCGGGATGAGGGGGGCTAGGGTCCAGAACGTGATACAGGAGCTCAAGGGAGAGAAAATAGACATAGTCCCATGGTCTTCGGACGCGGCGAGGTTCGCATGCAATGCGCTCTCCCCTGCCAGGGTGAGCAAGGTGATAATAGACGACGAAAACAAGTCAATGGAGATAATCGTGAACGACGACCAGCTCTCTCTCGCCATAGGGAGAAGGGGCCAGAACGTCAGGCTCGCCTCCCAGCTCTGTGAATGGAAGATCGACATTAAGACGGAGTCTCAGGTCAAGCGCGAGCAGCAGGAAGTGGTCACCCTCCTGATGTCGCTGCCCAACGTGAAGGAAGTGACGGCCAATCTCTTATACGGCGAGGGGTTCCATAAGCTCGAGGACATCGCCTTCGCCGATCCGGAGACGCTCGTGAGGTCGGCAGGGCTAAAGAGCGAAGAGGACGCTCTCAAGCTGCAGACCGCTGCCAGGATAGCGCTCAAGGACAAGCTGGAGCAGATGTCGTTCACCGAGGCCGAAGCTCCCGAGGCCGAGAGCGGTAACGCGCTGGAGCAGGAATAA
- the rpsO gene encoding 30S ribosomal protein S15: MSIEKEEKAQIISDYAMHQKDVGSPEVQVAILTRRIKDLSLHTEKSPKDHHSRRGLVSLVAKRRRLLNYIRRNKPETYPDLIQKLGLRK; the protein is encoded by the coding sequence ATGTCTATTGAGAAGGAAGAAAAGGCTCAGATAATCAGCGACTATGCCATGCATCAGAAAGACGTCGGCTCGCCCGAGGTCCAGGTCGCGATTCTGACCCGCAGGATCAAGGACCTTTCGCTCCATACGGAAAAGTCCCCGAAGGACCATCATTCGAGGAGGGGTCTCGTGTCGCTCGTCGCGAAGAGGAGAAGGCTTTTGAATTATATAAGAAGAAACAAACCGGAGACATACCCGGATCTCATTCAGAAACTCGGACTTAGAAAGTAG
- a CDS encoding bifunctional oligoribonuclease/PAP phosphatase NrnA yields the protein METVLGLIRGARRVLISSHENPDGDAIGSMLALGLGIEQMGKEVVYYNKDGVPELLRFLPRSERIGNSIDEIEGTFDLVFAVDCTGTNRAGEEFEDFIKSGRCGKVVIMDHHQTNNSSADFHLLDPRSSSTGMIVYSVLKHLPVEIDRDIAENVYTTIIGDTGSFRYSNTSPDTFRMAAELVERGADPAGISEALFESEPLRKLKLIGLVLPTLEVSEDKKIASVYVDKIMFSQSGARREDTEGIVNIPRSIKGVEVAMLFREESGREGSLWKVSFRSKGEVDVARIAEGFGGGGHKRAAGCTLSGNLEEVKKRIFGSIREVLP from the coding sequence ATGGAAACGGTATTGGGATTGATAAGGGGCGCCAGGCGGGTGCTGATTTCGTCGCACGAGAACCCGGACGGAGACGCAATAGGGTCGATGCTCGCGCTCGGTCTCGGGATCGAGCAGATGGGCAAGGAAGTCGTATACTACAATAAAGACGGCGTGCCCGAGCTCCTCCGTTTTCTCCCCCGGTCCGAGAGGATCGGCAATTCGATAGACGAGATTGAAGGGACGTTCGATCTCGTTTTCGCCGTCGACTGCACGGGGACGAACAGGGCGGGAGAGGAATTCGAGGACTTCATCAAGTCGGGGCGGTGCGGAAAGGTCGTAATAATGGACCACCATCAGACGAATAACTCCTCCGCCGACTTCCATCTCCTTGATCCCCGTTCTTCCTCTACGGGAATGATAGTCTATTCGGTGCTCAAGCACCTGCCGGTCGAAATCGACCGCGATATAGCGGAAAACGTGTACACGACTATAATCGGCGATACGGGATCGTTCAGGTACTCAAACACGAGCCCGGACACATTCAGGATGGCGGCGGAGCTCGTCGAGCGCGGCGCTGACCCCGCCGGGATTTCGGAAGCCCTCTTCGAAAGCGAGCCCTTGAGGAAGCTCAAGCTTATAGGGCTCGTGCTTCCCACGCTCGAGGTGTCCGAGGATAAAAAGATAGCTTCTGTCTACGTGGATAAAATAATGTTCTCGCAGTCGGGGGCACGGAGGGAAGATACGGAAGGGATAGTTAACATACCGAGGAGCATAAAGGGCGTCGAGGTCGCGATGCTGTTCAGGGAGGAGAGCGGCAGAGAAGGCTCCCTCTGGAAGGTGAGCTTCAGGTCGAAGGGGGAGGTGGACGTCGCCAGGATCGCCGAGGGATTCGGAGGTGGGGGCCATAAGAGGGCGGCCGGATGCACTCTCTCCGGGAATCTGGAAGAGGTCAAAAAAAGGATATTCGGCTCCATTCGGGAGGTGCTCCCTTGA
- the pnp gene encoding polyribonucleotide nucleotidyltransferase, with translation MIFGKHYGLETGSIARQANGAVFARYEDTAVLATVVALEEKSEGEDFLPLTINYQEKSAAAGKIPGGYFKREGRPNEKEVLTSRLIDRPIRPLIPNDFTYQTQIIVTVFSADPDHDPDVLSLTASSAALMVSDIPFDGPLAAVRVGRVGGSFICNPTKKDLAESDMNIVVAGTKDAIVMVEGGANEVPEPEIVDALMFAHQSIQEFIKLQEDLVAGLDIQKREPEPAVADDPIEAEVLAYAGQKLKETFMSASKAERRQRIKSIRAETEEHLKSLHPDEEVDVSRPFEKILKDLVRELIVKDKIRLDGRGYADVRQIYGEVGFLSRAHGSALFTRGETQAAVTATLGTTYDEQRIDSLEGDITKTFMLHYNFPPYSVGEVSFRLGPGRREIGHGALAERSIIPVLPKKEQFPYTIRVVSDVLESNGSSSMATVCGATLSLMDAGVPISAPVGGIAMGLIKEGDEFVILTDILGDEDHLGDMDFKVAGTKTGVTALQMDIKVTGVTKEILSAALEQAKAARLTVLDKMSGILEAPREEISTYAPRILTMQISQDKIKDVIGSGGKTIKKIVEITGVQIDIDDTGRVNIASPDREACDKAVRIIQGIVEEIEVGKYYRGVVKRILDFGAIVELGYGKDGLVHISELAPTRVKSVTDILKEKDEVLVKCIGKEHDGKIRLSRKQALDQNIENYTSSAI, from the coding sequence ATGATTTTCGGTAAACATTACGGGCTTGAGACCGGATCGATTGCCAGGCAGGCTAACGGAGCAGTATTCGCGCGGTACGAGGACACGGCGGTTCTTGCCACCGTTGTCGCACTGGAGGAAAAATCTGAAGGGGAAGACTTCCTTCCGCTGACCATCAATTACCAGGAGAAATCGGCTGCTGCCGGGAAGATACCGGGCGGATATTTCAAAAGGGAGGGCAGGCCTAACGAAAAGGAGGTCCTGACTTCGAGGCTTATCGACAGGCCGATAAGACCCCTTATACCGAATGATTTTACTTACCAGACACAGATTATCGTCACCGTATTCTCGGCCGACCCGGACCACGATCCGGACGTGCTGTCACTCACGGCGTCCTCTGCCGCTCTCATGGTATCGGACATACCTTTCGACGGGCCTCTCGCCGCGGTAAGGGTAGGCAGGGTAGGCGGCTCGTTCATATGCAACCCCACGAAGAAAGACCTTGCCGAGAGCGATATGAACATCGTCGTCGCGGGGACGAAAGACGCGATCGTCATGGTCGAGGGCGGGGCGAACGAAGTACCGGAGCCTGAAATAGTGGACGCCCTCATGTTCGCTCATCAGAGCATCCAGGAGTTTATCAAGCTCCAGGAAGACCTCGTAGCGGGTCTCGATATACAGAAACGGGAACCGGAGCCGGCGGTCGCCGACGATCCGATCGAAGCCGAGGTCCTCGCCTATGCCGGGCAGAAATTGAAGGAAACCTTTATGTCCGCCTCCAAGGCCGAGAGGAGGCAGCGTATAAAGAGCATACGCGCGGAGACGGAGGAACATTTAAAGTCACTCCATCCCGACGAGGAAGTCGACGTCTCCAGGCCGTTCGAAAAGATATTGAAGGACTTGGTAAGGGAGCTCATAGTAAAGGACAAGATAAGGCTCGACGGCAGGGGATACGCCGACGTAAGACAAATTTACGGAGAGGTCGGATTCCTTTCCAGGGCGCACGGCTCGGCACTCTTTACGAGGGGGGAGACCCAGGCGGCCGTTACGGCGACACTGGGCACGACTTACGACGAGCAGAGGATAGACTCCCTCGAGGGCGACATCACCAAGACGTTCATGCTCCATTACAACTTCCCCCCCTACAGCGTGGGCGAAGTGAGCTTCAGGCTCGGGCCGGGACGGAGGGAAATAGGGCACGGGGCTCTCGCGGAGAGGTCTATAATTCCCGTGCTCCCGAAAAAGGAGCAATTCCCCTATACGATTCGCGTGGTATCCGACGTGCTCGAATCGAACGGCTCGTCCTCGATGGCCACGGTCTGCGGCGCGACGCTCTCGCTCATGGACGCAGGCGTCCCCATCTCCGCCCCGGTAGGCGGCATAGCGATGGGGCTTATCAAGGAAGGCGACGAATTCGTGATCCTCACCGATATACTCGGGGACGAAGACCACCTGGGGGATATGGATTTCAAGGTCGCCGGCACGAAAACCGGCGTGACCGCGCTCCAGATGGATATAAAAGTTACGGGGGTCACGAAAGAGATTCTTTCGGCCGCCCTTGAGCAGGCCAAGGCAGCGCGTCTTACTGTCCTCGACAAGATGAGCGGTATCCTCGAAGCACCGAGAGAGGAAATATCGACATACGCGCCGAGAATACTCACCATGCAGATAAGCCAGGACAAGATAAAGGACGTAATCGGCTCGGGCGGCAAGACAATCAAGAAGATAGTAGAGATAACCGGCGTCCAGATCGATATAGACGATACCGGAAGGGTGAATATAGCCTCACCCGACAGGGAAGCCTGCGATAAAGCGGTCAGGATAATTCAGGGGATAGTGGAAGAGATCGAAGTCGGAAAATATTACCGCGGGGTCGTAAAGAGGATTCTCGATTTCGGGGCCATCGTGGAGCTTGGCTACGGTAAGGACGGGCTTGTGCATATATCGGAGCTCGCCCCGACGAGGGTCAAGAGCGTCACCGACATCCTTAAAGAAAAAGACGAGGTCTTAGTCAAGTGCATCGGCAAGGAGCACGACGGCAAGATAAGGCTCAGCAGGAAGCAGGCGCTTGACCAGAATATAGAAAATTACACGAGCAGCGCTATATAA